The Streptococcus pluranimalium genome contains a region encoding:
- the yfmH gene encoding EF-P 5-aminopentanol modification-associated protein YfmH yields MQRNNREYPELKLFVQRVKLDCGLQLVLIPRPNFNEKQVMIATNFGSTASSIKLADGQVDYPFGVAHFLEHKIFEMSDGKDALEDFTALGAEANAFTTYQQTVYYFSTVNEIKEGIKQLITLVRERHMTHESVDEERPIIQNEILMYEDDSDYQMNKALLANLYPNTALSEDIAGNEQTVEQICLSDLTSAHDYFYQLNQLTMVIVGKIEVDDVVNDIDGFVNKDVNERSVAVMPLQIHPIVTSSRLSMDVTQPKLGLGFRVVNELEGITYHCYKLGLRLFLSMLLGWTSETYQDWYDNGLIDYSFDFHLEVTSQFKFVTITFDTDQPIAMTRKVKKLFQTFATNADFSEEHLILLKKEMYGDFIKSLDSIDQLANQMTLALADGTDYLETGELIRKISLEDIHKIANHFVSHMEATTVTIFPK; encoded by the coding sequence TTGCAGAGAAATAATCGCGAATATCCAGAGTTGAAACTGTTCGTTCAGCGTGTAAAGCTTGACTGTGGTTTACAGTTGGTCTTGATACCTCGTCCAAACTTTAATGAAAAGCAAGTGATGATTGCAACCAATTTTGGGTCTACTGCTAGCTCCATTAAACTTGCTGATGGTCAAGTAGATTATCCTTTTGGGGTGGCTCATTTTTTAGAACATAAGATTTTTGAAATGAGTGATGGGAAAGATGCTTTAGAAGATTTTACAGCTCTGGGAGCAGAGGCCAATGCCTTTACGACTTACCAGCAAACAGTTTACTATTTTTCAACAGTTAATGAGATTAAGGAAGGTATCAAACAACTGATTACTTTAGTTAGAGAAAGGCATATGACACATGAGAGTGTTGATGAGGAACGGCCAATTATTCAAAATGAAATTTTGATGTATGAAGATGATAGTGACTATCAGATGAATAAGGCTCTTTTAGCTAATCTATATCCCAATACAGCCTTGAGTGAAGACATTGCAGGCAATGAGCAGACTGTAGAACAAATTTGCTTAAGTGATTTAACCTCTGCTCATGATTATTTTTATCAACTGAATCAATTAACAATGGTTATTGTAGGTAAAATTGAAGTTGACGATGTTGTCAATGATATTGACGGTTTTGTAAACAAAGATGTCAATGAGAGGTCAGTAGCTGTTATGCCACTCCAAATACATCCTATTGTTACATCAAGTCGTTTGTCAATGGATGTTACGCAACCTAAGCTAGGTTTGGGCTTTAGGGTCGTAAATGAGTTAGAAGGAATAACTTATCATTGCTATAAGCTAGGTTTGAGGTTATTTTTATCTATGTTATTGGGGTGGACTTCTGAGACTTATCAGGATTGGTATGATAATGGGCTAATTGATTATTCTTTTGATTTCCACCTTGAAGTCACCTCACAATTTAAATTTGTGACAATTACTTTTGATACGGATCAGCCGATTGCGATGACTAGGAAAGTGAAGAAATTATTCCAAACATTTGCAACAAATGCTGACTTTTCAGAAGAACATCTGATCCTTTTAAAAAAAGAAATGTATGGTGATTTTATAAAATCTTTAGATTCGATTGATCAGTTAGCCAATCAAATGACACTTGCTTTGGCGGATGGTACAGATTACTTGGAAACAGGAGAACTTATCCGTAAGATATCATTGGAAGATATTCATAAGATAGCAAACCATTTTGTATCTCATATGGAAGCAACTACTGTTACTATTTTTCCAAAATAA
- the yfmF gene encoding EF-P 5-aminopentanol modification-associated protein YfmF, which translates to MEIVKGVNLHLIKNESLKTVQVKCRFSGYLDRKNVARRVLVAQMLETASKAYPTNRHLRKKLASLYGASLSTNVMTKGYTHCVDIDASVISDAYSFESHSLLEELLDVFKEILFNPLITTEQYQPSSFELEKQNVMAAIDTENEDLFYVADQELKRQFFGDDCQALSTLTTKELLEKENSFTTYQEFQRMLQHDQIDIFIVGDFDDYEVIKIFHQFPFKERHLDLTLLYKQDYTNVISEYLEQKESKQSILKIGYHLPFSYGDKEMASVAVYNALLGELPTSKLFVNVREKKGLAYAIGSHYDSFSQLFTIYAGIQKANKTLALRLILKQTKELRLGKMTKDEIEQAKIVLKNQLLAAQDYPKQSIELAYHRHYFNRDNSLDNLLTEIDNVSKESIIAVAKRMKLQAIYTLEGSA; encoded by the coding sequence ATGGAAATTGTCAAAGGTGTCAATTTGCACCTCATTAAGAATGAATCTTTGAAAACTGTTCAGGTCAAATGCCGTTTTAGTGGTTACTTGGATAGGAAAAATGTAGCAAGAAGAGTTTTAGTTGCTCAAATGCTAGAGACTGCCAGTAAAGCTTACCCAACCAATCGCCATTTGCGAAAAAAATTAGCTAGCCTTTACGGTGCAAGCTTGTCAACTAACGTTATGACAAAAGGGTATACACATTGCGTTGACATTGATGCCTCGGTGATTAGTGATGCCTATAGTTTTGAATCGCATTCGTTATTAGAAGAATTACTAGATGTCTTTAAAGAGATTTTGTTCAATCCTTTAATCACGACAGAGCAATACCAGCCTTCTAGTTTTGAATTAGAAAAACAAAATGTTATGGCAGCGATTGACACTGAAAATGAAGATTTGTTTTATGTAGCTGACCAAGAACTTAAAAGACAATTTTTTGGTGATGATTGTCAGGCTTTGTCAACCTTGACAACTAAAGAACTCTTGGAAAAAGAAAATTCATTCACAACTTATCAAGAATTTCAACGCATGTTGCAACATGATCAAATTGATATTTTTATCGTTGGTGACTTTGATGATTATGAAGTCATCAAGATTTTCCACCAGTTTCCATTCAAAGAACGTCATTTAGATTTAACGTTACTTTACAAGCAAGATTATACTAATGTCATTTCAGAATATTTGGAGCAGAAAGAAAGTAAGCAAAGTATTTTAAAGATTGGTTATCATCTACCTTTTAGCTATGGTGATAAAGAAATGGCATCGGTTGCCGTTTACAATGCTTTGTTGGGTGAACTACCTACTTCCAAGTTATTTGTTAATGTTAGAGAGAAGAAGGGATTGGCTTATGCTATCGGAAGTCACTACGATTCGTTTTCACAATTATTCACTATCTATGCGGGGATTCAAAAAGCGAATAAAACCTTAGCTTTACGACTGATTTTAAAACAGACTAAAGAATTGCGTTTAGGAAAAATGACAAAAGATGAAATTGAGCAAGCAAAAATTGTGTTAAAAAATCAGCTATTAGCTGCTCAGGATTACCCTAAACAATCCATTGAGCTAGCCTATCATCGCCACTATTTTAATAGAGATAACTCACTTGACAATTTATTGACAGAGATTGACAATGTTAGTAAAGAGTCTATCATTGCCGTTGCTAAAAGAATGAAGTTACAAGCCATATATACTCTAGAAGGGAGCGCTTAA
- the yaaA gene encoding S4 domain-containing protein YaaA: MDYKLFDDYITLQALLKETGIIQSGGAIKGYLADNTVLFNGQDEKRRGKKLRRGDKVELLSQGITITLIQPNEEEFKQHQLDLEEKNRVAELVKKMNKNNKKQVKKANTTSKTARQTKKPVRFPGM, translated from the coding sequence ATGGATTACAAACTATTTGACGACTATATTACTCTACAAGCTCTTTTAAAAGAAACTGGTATCATCCAAAGTGGAGGTGCTATAAAGGGCTATTTGGCTGACAATACTGTCCTATTTAATGGTCAAGATGAAAAACGTCGTGGGAAAAAATTACGTCGTGGGGACAAAGTTGAACTGCTTAGCCAGGGTATCACGATTACACTTATTCAGCCAAATGAAGAAGAATTTAAACAGCACCAGCTTGATTTAGAAGAAAAAAATCGAGTAGCTGAATTGGTGAAAAAAATGAATAAAAACAATAAGAAACAGGTCAAAAAAGCTAATACAACATCAAAAACTGCCAGACAAACTAAAAAACCTGTGCGCTTCCCTGGGATGTAA
- the recF gene encoding DNA replication/repair protein RecF (All proteins in this family for which functions are known are DNA-binding proteins that assist the filamentation of RecA onto DNA for the initiation of recombination or recombinational repair.) produces the protein MWIESITLNHYRNYQDISAHFSQNLNVFIGRNAQGKTNFLEAIYFLSLTRSHRTRSDKELIAFNQDNLHLSGIVHKQNGKVPLEIHLSDKGRITKVNHLKQNRLSDYIGNLTVVLFAPEDLQLIKGSPSLRRKFLDIDLGQIKTIYLSDLSQYNHVLKQRNAYLKNTEKVDTTFLSVLDEQLADFGSRVMIHRHQFIKDLEIEAAKHHATISEDTEVLKITYDSSVKFTDLSTLRQDFLQQLTNQHRRDIFKKNTGIGPHRDDMSFFINDMNASFGSQGQHRSLILSLKMAEIELIKQSTGDYPILLLDDVMSELDNHRQAKLLEAVLKENVQTFITTTSLDHLKQVPENMTVFTINQGTIKSGS, from the coding sequence ATGTGGATTGAAAGCATTACTCTCAACCATTATCGTAATTACCAAGATATCTCTGCTCATTTTTCACAAAACCTTAACGTCTTTATCGGTCGTAATGCCCAAGGAAAGACGAACTTTTTAGAAGCTATCTACTTTTTATCCCTGACACGTAGTCATCGTACGCGCTCCGATAAAGAATTGATTGCTTTTAATCAAGATAATCTCCATCTTTCTGGCATTGTTCATAAACAAAATGGTAAAGTGCCCTTAGAAATTCACCTATCAGATAAAGGGCGCATTACAAAGGTCAATCATTTAAAACAAAATCGCTTGTCAGATTACATCGGGAATTTAACAGTCGTTTTATTTGCTCCTGAAGATTTACAGCTGATTAAAGGCTCACCTAGTTTAAGGCGAAAGTTTTTAGATATTGACTTGGGGCAGATTAAAACTATCTATTTATCAGATTTAAGCCAATACAATCATGTCTTAAAACAACGGAATGCCTATTTAAAAAATACTGAGAAAGTTGACACCACCTTTTTATCAGTCTTAGATGAACAACTGGCTGACTTTGGTAGTCGCGTTATGATACATAGACATCAGTTCATTAAAGATTTGGAAATAGAGGCGGCTAAGCATCATGCCACTATTTCAGAAGATACAGAGGTACTAAAAATCACTTACGATTCTTCTGTGAAGTTTACAGATTTGTCAACTTTACGCCAAGATTTTTTACAACAACTGACAAATCAACATCGACGTGATATCTTCAAAAAAAATACTGGTATCGGTCCGCATCGAGATGACATGTCCTTTTTTATCAATGATATGAATGCTAGCTTCGGTAGTCAAGGTCAACATCGTAGCTTGATTCTCTCTTTAAAAATGGCTGAAATTGAACTGATTAAACAATCAACAGGAGACTATCCCATTCTTTTACTTGACGATGTTATGAGTGAGCTTGACAATCACCGTCAAGCAAAATTACTCGAAGCCGTCTTAAAAGAAAATGTGCAAACATTTATTACCACAACAAGTCTGGATCATCTTAAACAAGTTCCAGAGAATATGACTGTCTTTACCATTAATCAAGGTACAATAAAATCAGGTTCCTAA
- a CDS encoding GRP family sugar transporter encodes MEGIIFALIPMFTWGLIGFTSNKIGGTANQQTLGLTIGALLFALVSWIVVRPEMTWALWIFGIIGGLLWSVGQNGQFHAMKYMGVSVAQPLSSGSQLLLGSLVGALVFHEWTKAIQFVLGLSALVILLVGFYFSSRQDKSESIEGLAERDFPKGFRALTYSTLGYVSYAVLFNNIMKFDALSVLLPMAVGMFLGALFFMRGNVAFEPVVLKNSVVGLLWGTGNIFMLLAAAQAGLAIAFSFSQLGTVISIAASILFLGEKKTKKELQWIFIGTVLFVIGAVLLGIVKSY; translated from the coding sequence GTGGAAGGTATTATTTTTGCATTGATTCCTATGTTTACATGGGGATTGATTGGATTTACATCAAACAAGATTGGTGGCACTGCCAATCAACAAACACTTGGTTTAACAATCGGAGCACTTTTATTTGCACTTGTTTCTTGGATTGTTGTTAGACCTGAAATGACGTGGGCGCTCTGGATTTTTGGTATTATTGGAGGATTACTTTGGTCCGTTGGGCAAAATGGTCAATTTCATGCCATGAAGTATATGGGTGTTTCTGTAGCACAACCTCTTTCAAGTGGTTCTCAGTTGCTATTAGGTAGCTTAGTTGGAGCTCTTGTTTTTCATGAATGGACAAAAGCAATTCAATTTGTTCTTGGTTTATCAGCGCTTGTGATTTTGCTTGTTGGTTTCTACTTTTCAAGTCGTCAGGATAAATCAGAGTCTATTGAAGGTTTGGCAGAGAGAGATTTTCCAAAAGGTTTTAGAGCTTTGACTTATTCAACCCTCGGCTATGTTTCTTATGCTGTTTTATTTAACAATATCATGAAATTCGATGCCCTTTCTGTTTTACTGCCAATGGCAGTTGGGATGTTTTTAGGGGCGCTCTTCTTTATGAGAGGGAATGTTGCTTTTGAGCCTGTTGTTCTAAAAAATTCTGTTGTTGGTTTGCTATGGGGAACTGGTAACATCTTTATGTTACTTGCCGCCGCTCAAGCTGGCTTGGCAATTGCTTTTAGTTTTTCACAATTGGGGACGGTTATTTCTATTGCAGCAAGTATTCTCTTTCTTGGGGAAAAAAAGACCAAAAAAGAACTCCAATGGATTTTTATTGGCACAGTTTTATTTGTTATTGGAGCAGTCCTATTAGGTATTGTAAAATCATATTAA
- the guaB gene encoding IMP dehydrogenase — MSNWESKFLKKGFTFDDVLLIPAESHVLPNEVNMQTKLADNLTLNIPIITAAMDTVTDSKMAIAIARAGGLGVVHKNMSVQAQAEEVRKVKRSENGVIIDPFFLTPNQKVHEAEDLMQRYRISGVPIVDSMDNRKLVGIITNRDMRFISDYNSFISEHMTSENLITAEVGTDLATAERILHKHRIEKLPLVDEQGRLSGLITIKDIEKVIEFPNAAKDEFGRLLVAGAVGVTSDTFERAEALFEAGADAIVIDTAHGHSAGVLRKIAEIRAHFPTKTLIAGNIATAEGARALYDAGVDVVKVGIGPGSICTTRVVAGVGVPQITAIYDAASVAREYGKTIIADGGIKYSGDIVKALAAGGNAVMLGSMFAGTDEAPGETEIFQGRKYKSYRGMGSIAAMKKGSSDRYFQGAVNEANKLVPEGIEGRVAYKGSAADIVFQMLGGIRSGMGYVGAANLQELRENAQFVEMSGAGLKESHPHDVQITNEAPNYSVH, encoded by the coding sequence ATGTCAAATTGGGAATCTAAATTTTTGAAAAAAGGCTTTACTTTTGATGATGTCCTACTCATTCCAGCAGAGAGCCATGTTCTACCAAATGAGGTGAACATGCAGACAAAATTAGCTGATAATTTGACTCTGAATATTCCTATTATTACAGCAGCCATGGATACTGTCACAGACAGCAAGATGGCGATTGCGATTGCACGTGCGGGTGGACTTGGTGTTGTTCATAAAAACATGTCAGTTCAAGCTCAAGCAGAAGAAGTGCGTAAAGTTAAACGTTCGGAAAATGGCGTTATTATTGATCCATTTTTCTTAACGCCAAATCAAAAAGTTCATGAAGCGGAAGACCTCATGCAACGCTATCGTATTAGTGGTGTTCCTATTGTAGACTCTATGGATAACCGTAAATTGGTTGGAATTATCACTAACCGCGACATGCGTTTTATCTCAGACTATAATTCCTTTATTTCAGAACATATGACAAGTGAGAATCTTATTACTGCAGAAGTTGGTACTGATTTGGCTACAGCTGAGCGTATTCTCCATAAACATCGTATCGAAAAGTTACCACTTGTTGATGAGCAAGGTCGTCTTTCAGGATTGATTACTATCAAGGATATTGAAAAAGTTATTGAGTTCCCTAATGCTGCTAAGGATGAATTTGGTCGTCTTTTGGTTGCAGGGGCTGTAGGAGTTACGTCAGATACTTTTGAACGTGCTGAAGCTCTATTTGAAGCAGGTGCAGATGCTATTGTTATTGATACAGCGCATGGTCATTCAGCAGGTGTTCTTCGTAAAATTGCTGAAATCCGAGCACACTTCCCAACCAAAACATTGATTGCTGGTAACATTGCGACAGCAGAAGGAGCACGTGCCCTTTATGATGCTGGTGTCGATGTGGTTAAAGTTGGTATCGGACCAGGATCAATCTGTACAACGCGTGTTGTTGCGGGTGTTGGTGTTCCTCAAATCACAGCTATTTATGATGCTGCTAGTGTTGCGCGTGAGTATGGTAAAACGATTATTGCTGATGGTGGAATCAAGTATTCAGGGGATATTGTCAAAGCTCTTGCAGCTGGCGGTAATGCTGTCATGCTTGGATCAATGTTTGCTGGTACAGATGAAGCGCCAGGTGAAACAGAAATTTTCCAAGGTCGTAAATACAAATCATACCGTGGTATGGGGTCGATTGCAGCCATGAAGAAAGGCTCAAGTGACCGTTACTTCCAAGGTGCTGTTAATGAAGCTAATAAACTTGTTCCAGAAGGTATCGAAGGACGTGTTGCTTATAAAGGTTCTGCAGCCGACATTGTCTTCCAAATGCTTGGAGGAATCCGTTCAGGAATGGGTTATGTTGGAGCTGCTAACCTTCAAGAACTTCGCGAAAATGCTCAATTCGTTGAAATGTCAGGTGCAGGCCTAAAAGAAAGCCATCCACATGATGTTCAAATCACAAATGAAGCTCCTAACTACTCTGTCCACTAG